Proteins encoded within one genomic window of Mycolicibacterium aubagnense:
- the map gene encoding type I methionyl aminopeptidase, translating to MSVRTALRPGEVSPTLPVPKSIPRPEYAWKPTVREGSEPWVQTPEVIEKMRVAGRIAAQALAEAGKAVAPGVTTDRLDRVAHEYMLDHGAYPSTLGYKGFPKSCCTSLNEIICHGIPDSTVIQDGDIVNIDVTAYKDGVHGDTNATFLAGDVSEEHRLLVERTHEATMRAIKAVKPGRQLSVVGRVIESYANRFGYNVVRDFTGHGIGETFHNGLIVLHYDKPEVETVLEPGMTFTIEPMINLGSLDYEIWDDDWTVATKDKKWTAQFEHTLVVTDDGADILTLP from the coding sequence ATGTCTGTTCGTACCGCGCTTCGCCCCGGCGAGGTGTCTCCGACCCTGCCGGTGCCCAAGTCGATCCCGCGCCCGGAGTACGCGTGGAAGCCGACGGTGCGCGAAGGCAGCGAGCCATGGGTGCAGACGCCCGAGGTGATCGAGAAGATGCGCGTGGCCGGCCGCATCGCGGCGCAGGCGCTCGCCGAGGCCGGCAAGGCCGTCGCGCCCGGCGTCACCACCGACCGCCTGGACCGGGTGGCGCACGAATACATGCTGGACCACGGCGCCTACCCGTCGACACTGGGCTACAAGGGTTTTCCCAAGTCCTGCTGCACCTCGCTGAACGAGATCATCTGCCACGGCATCCCGGACTCGACGGTGATTCAGGACGGTGACATCGTCAACATCGACGTCACCGCCTACAAGGACGGCGTCCATGGCGACACCAACGCCACTTTCCTCGCGGGCGACGTCTCGGAGGAGCACCGGCTGCTGGTCGAGCGCACGCACGAAGCCACCATGCGGGCCATCAAGGCGGTCAAGCCGGGCCGGCAGCTGTCGGTGGTCGGCCGGGTCATCGAGTCGTACGCAAACCGGTTCGGCTACAACGTGGTTCGCGACTTCACCGGCCACGGCATCGGCGAGACGTTCCACAACGGCCTGATCGTGCTGCACTACGACAAGCCCGAGGTCGAGACGGTGCTGGAGCCGGGTATGACCTTCACCATCGAGCCGATGATCAACCTCGGTTCGCTGGACTACGAGATCTGGGACGACGACTGGACCGTCGCGACCAAGGACAAGAAGTGGACGGCGCAGTTCGAGCACACCCTCGTGGTGACCGACGACGGCGCCGACATCCTGACCCTGCCGTGA
- a CDS encoding cobyric acid synthase produces MTGGALLVAGTTSDAGKSMVVAGLCRLLARNGVRVAPFKAQNMSNNSAVTIEGGEIGRAQAMQARAAGLAPSVRFNPILLKPGGDRTSQLVVRGQVAGTVAAGDYFTRRTQLATVVADELAALRSEFDVVICEGAGSPAEINLRATDVANMGLARVANLPVVVVGDIDRGGLLAHLYGTVAVLEPADQKLIAGFLVNKFRGDPALLEPGLRQLESLTGRPTYGVIPYSDDLWLDAEDSLSVTARGQLGRPTVPRGHDALVVAAIRLPRISNSTDVEALACEPGVQVQWVDTAAELAGADVVVLPGSKATVSDLNWLRERGLADAATAHVRSGRAVLGVCGGFQMLCTTILDTVESGAGRVPGLGLLDADIEFDADKTLKHWDTPLYGYEIHHGRVARSAERDWLGVGIRAGQVYGTHWHGLMDNDAVRRAWLTEVAAACGKHGFVVADDVNVAARRDAQLDVMADLLAAHVDVDAVLKLVESGAPVRPIIASTVGE; encoded by the coding sequence GTGACCGGCGGGGCTCTGCTGGTCGCCGGCACCACGTCGGACGCCGGTAAGTCGATGGTGGTGGCCGGGCTGTGCCGGCTGCTGGCCCGCAACGGCGTGCGGGTGGCGCCGTTCAAGGCGCAGAACATGTCCAACAACTCGGCCGTCACGATCGAAGGCGGTGAGATCGGCCGGGCGCAGGCGATGCAGGCGCGAGCGGCCGGCCTGGCACCGAGCGTGCGGTTCAACCCGATCCTGCTCAAGCCCGGCGGGGACCGCACCTCGCAGCTCGTGGTGCGCGGCCAGGTCGCCGGCACCGTGGCGGCGGGGGACTACTTCACCCGGCGGACGCAGCTCGCCACCGTGGTGGCCGACGAATTGGCGGCACTGCGAAGCGAATTCGATGTGGTGATCTGTGAGGGTGCGGGATCGCCCGCCGAGATCAATCTGCGGGCCACCGACGTGGCCAACATGGGATTGGCGCGTGTGGCGAACCTGCCGGTGGTCGTGGTCGGCGACATCGACCGCGGCGGGCTGCTGGCGCACCTCTACGGCACGGTGGCGGTGCTCGAACCGGCGGACCAGAAACTGATCGCCGGTTTCCTGGTCAACAAGTTCCGTGGCGATCCGGCGCTGCTGGAACCCGGTCTGCGGCAACTGGAATCGCTCACCGGACGCCCGACGTACGGGGTGATCCCGTACAGCGACGACCTGTGGCTCGATGCCGAGGACTCGCTGTCCGTCACGGCGCGCGGGCAGCTGGGCCGGCCGACGGTGCCGCGCGGGCACGATGCCTTGGTGGTGGCCGCGATACGACTGCCGCGGATCTCGAATTCCACCGACGTCGAGGCCCTGGCGTGCGAGCCGGGCGTGCAGGTGCAGTGGGTCGACACCGCGGCCGAGCTCGCGGGCGCCGATGTGGTGGTGCTGCCCGGCAGTAAGGCGACGGTCTCGGATCTGAACTGGCTGCGCGAGCGGGGACTGGCCGATGCCGCCACCGCGCATGTCCGGTCCGGTCGTGCGGTGCTGGGTGTCTGTGGCGGATTCCAGATGCTCTGTACGACGATCCTCGACACCGTCGAATCGGGCGCGGGCCGGGTGCCGGGGCTGGGACTGCTCGACGCGGACATCGAGTTCGACGCCGACAAGACCCTGAAGCACTGGGATACGCCGTTGTACGGCTACGAGATTCACCACGGTCGGGTCGCGCGCAGTGCTGAGCGGGACTGGCTCGGTGTCGGCATCCGGGCGGGCCAGGTCTACGGCACGCACTGGCACGGGCTGATGGACAACGACGCCGTACGCCGGGCCTGGCTCACCGAGGTTGCGGCGGCCTGCGGCAAGCACGGGTTCGTGGTGGCGGACGACGTCAACGTCGCGGCGCGGCGAGACGCTCAGCTAGACGTGATGGCCGATCTGCTTGCCGCGCATGTGGATGTCGACGCGGTGCTGAAACTGGTGGAATCCGGGGCACCGGTCCGCCCGATCATCGCCAGTACCGTGGGTGAGTGA
- a CDS encoding penicillin-binding transpeptidase domain-containing protein, with protein sequence MTACTPKPNGPEPTAQAFFAALGRGDTGAAADLSDKPNDARTAINQAWAGLQATKLDAQVLGSKYTQDTGKITYRYTWHLPKDRTWSYTGQLNMIRQDNRWQVRWGSTDLHPNLGEHQSFQLRADQPVRASVNELGGSNVLVPGYHYNYALNARSAAGDLMRTSRVVADVLRQFDNTMDAQRLAEQASSSTGPLNLITLRREDNDKVSGALGHLPGVVITPQPEMVPTDPRFAPAIVTEVKKQVADQLVGQSGWRVVSVNQNGADIDVLNEVPGKPAPSITISLDRNVQNAAQDAVNMVGRKAMIVAIKPSTGEILAVAQNAAADVDGPTATMGLYPPGSTFKMVTAGAAIETDLAGPNTLLGCPGTIDIGQRTIPNYDRFDLGVVPMSKAFANSCNTTFAELASRMAPRALTNAAAQYGIGADYQVAGIDTVTGKVPPTVNLAERTEDGFGQGKVLVSPFGMALAAATVAAGKTPLPQLIEGRPTTVSGNTAAISSKMLDGLRPMMQLVVTNGTAKDLRGSGDVRGKTGEAEFQGGSHAWFAGYRGDMAFAALIVGGGGSETAVRMCRDMFKGLPPDYLA encoded by the coding sequence ATGACGGCCTGCACCCCGAAACCCAACGGCCCCGAGCCCACCGCGCAGGCGTTCTTCGCCGCCCTCGGCCGCGGGGACACCGGCGCCGCCGCCGACCTGTCCGACAAGCCCAATGACGCACGCACCGCGATCAACCAGGCCTGGGCCGGCCTGCAGGCGACCAAACTCGACGCGCAGGTGCTCGGCTCCAAGTACACCCAGGACACCGGCAAGATCACCTACCGGTACACGTGGCACCTGCCCAAGGACCGCACCTGGTCCTACACCGGCCAGCTCAACATGATCCGGCAGGACAACCGGTGGCAAGTGCGTTGGGGCAGTACCGATCTGCACCCGAACCTGGGGGAGCACCAGAGCTTCCAGCTGCGCGCCGACCAGCCCGTTCGGGCCTCGGTCAACGAGCTCGGCGGCAGCAACGTTCTGGTACCCGGGTATCACTACAACTACGCGCTCAATGCACGTTCGGCCGCCGGTGACCTGATGCGGACCTCTCGCGTGGTCGCCGACGTGCTGCGACAGTTCGACAACACCATGGACGCCCAGCGGCTCGCGGAGCAGGCCAGCTCGTCCACCGGACCGCTGAACCTGATCACCCTGCGACGCGAGGACAACGACAAGGTGTCGGGGGCGCTCGGCCATCTGCCGGGCGTGGTGATCACCCCGCAGCCGGAGATGGTGCCCACCGATCCCCGCTTCGCGCCGGCCATCGTCACCGAGGTCAAGAAGCAGGTGGCCGATCAGCTCGTCGGTCAATCCGGCTGGCGCGTGGTGAGCGTCAACCAGAACGGCGCCGACATCGACGTCCTCAACGAGGTGCCGGGCAAGCCGGCCCCGTCGATCACCATCAGCCTGGACCGCAACGTGCAGAACGCCGCTCAGGATGCGGTGAACATGGTGGGCCGCAAGGCGATGATCGTCGCGATCAAGCCCTCGACCGGTGAAATCCTGGCCGTCGCGCAGAACGCCGCCGCCGATGTCGACGGCCCGACGGCCACCATGGGTCTGTACCCGCCCGGGTCGACGTTCAAGATGGTCACCGCCGGTGCCGCCATCGAAACCGACTTGGCCGGACCCAACACGCTGCTGGGTTGCCCCGGCACCATCGACATCGGGCAGCGGACCATCCCGAACTACGACCGGTTCGACCTCGGCGTGGTGCCGATGTCCAAGGCATTCGCCAACTCGTGCAACACCACCTTCGCCGAGCTTGCCAGCCGGATGGCGCCACGAGCCCTCACCAACGCCGCGGCGCAGTACGGGATCGGCGCCGACTACCAGGTCGCCGGCATCGACACCGTCACCGGAAAGGTGCCGCCCACGGTGAACCTCGCCGAGCGCACCGAGGACGGCTTTGGTCAGGGCAAGGTCCTGGTCAGCCCGTTCGGAATGGCACTGGCGGCGGCCACCGTCGCGGCCGGCAAGACACCCCTGCCGCAGCTGATCGAGGGCCGTCCGACCACAGTGTCGGGCAACACCGCGGCGATCAGCTCGAAGATGCTCGACGGGCTGAGGCCCATGATGCAGCTGGTGGTGACCAACGGCACCGCCAAGGACCTGCGCGGCAGCGGTGACGTGCGCGGGAAGACCGGTGAAGCCGAATTCCAGGGCGGCTCGCACGCCTGGTTCGCCGGCTACCGCGGCGATATGGCCTTCGCGGCCCTGATCGTCGGCGGTGGCGGATCGGAGACCGCGGTCCGCATGTGCCGCGACATGTTCAAGGGACTGCCACCCGACTATCTCGCCTGA
- a CDS encoding DUF1707 SHOCT-like domain-containing protein: MTNSDEIAVLRVSDADRNGTLRRLHNAVALGLIDMNEFSERSALVALARQQAELAVLVGDLPAPNAIVTASADRVELRGVMGSLKRQGEWVVPTRLALVRRVGSIDLDLTRARFGGPIVVIELDLKFSSLDLRLPEGASASIDDVEVAVGSATDHRKDAPADGTPHVILTGRVLFGSVDIRGPRRGLFGRGDRG, from the coding sequence GTGACCAACAGCGACGAGATCGCGGTCTTGCGCGTCTCCGACGCCGACCGCAACGGCACGCTCCGGCGGCTGCACAACGCGGTGGCTCTGGGGCTCATCGACATGAACGAGTTCTCCGAGCGGTCCGCGCTGGTCGCCCTCGCCCGGCAACAGGCCGAGCTGGCGGTGCTGGTCGGCGATCTGCCCGCGCCCAACGCCATCGTGACGGCCTCGGCCGACCGCGTCGAGCTGCGCGGGGTCATGGGGTCGCTGAAGCGGCAGGGTGAGTGGGTCGTGCCGACCCGGCTTGCGCTGGTCCGCCGCGTCGGCTCGATCGACCTGGACCTCACCCGTGCCCGATTCGGCGGGCCCATCGTGGTCATCGAACTCGATCTCAAGTTCAGCTCCCTTGACCTTCGGCTACCCGAAGGCGCCAGCGCATCCATCGACGACGTCGAGGTGGCTGTCGGCAGTGCCACCGACCACCGCAAGGACGCGCCCGCCGACGGCACCCCGCACGTCATCCTGACCGGGCGGGTGCTCTTTGGGTCGGTCGACATCCGGGGACCGCGCCGGGGCTTGTTCGGGCGCGGCGACCGCGGCTAG